One window of Gloeothece citriformis PCC 7424 genomic DNA carries:
- a CDS encoding Uma2 family endonuclease, with protein sequence MITLVKWSVEDYHRMIQAGILNKYNCELLAGEIVVMSPEMPIHYNIAKRGTKYLEDLLGHRAEIRFNGAITLPDSEPEPDIAIVKPPHSKYDNHHPYPEDIFWLIEVANTSLKKDLELKSLIYAQAKIPEYWVINLKTKRLIVFRQPQPENYSFQTEWNQETIRPLAFPSLEIKLQNLLN encoded by the coding sequence ATGATAACTCTTGTGAAATGGTCAGTCGAAGACTATCATCGCATGATCCAAGCCGGTATTTTAAACAAATATAACTGTGAATTATTAGCAGGAGAAATTGTTGTAATGAGTCCAGAAATGCCCATTCATTATAACATCGCTAAACGAGGAACAAAATATTTAGAAGACCTTTTAGGACATCGAGCAGAAATCCGCTTTAATGGGGCTATTACTCTGCCTGACTCTGAACCCGAACCCGATATTGCTATTGTCAAACCCCCTCATAGTAAATACGACAATCATCATCCTTATCCTGAAGATATTTTTTGGCTTATAGAAGTCGCTAACACTAGCCTCAAAAAAGATTTAGAACTCAAAAGCTTAATTTATGCCCAAGCTAAAATCCCCGAATATTGGGTTATTAATTTAAAAACTAAACGCCTCATAGTCTTTCGCCAACCCCAACCCGAAAACTATTCTTTTCAAACAGAATGGAATCAAGAAACCATTAGACCTTTAGCTTTTCCTAGCCTTGAAATTAAACTCCAAAATCTGTTAAATTAA
- the cofH gene encoding 7,8-didemethyl-8-hydroxy-5-deazariboflavin synthase subunit CofH, producing the protein MSSTIETIETLLEKAEQGIDLSEAEGVTLLRQSDPRALASLRDTADRLRLRTVGNTVTYVINRNINFTNICEQHCNFCAFRRDEGQDGAFWLNTEQILEKTAEAVAKGATEICMQGGLNPKAKLQGSCLNYYLKLVKTIKDNFPQVHLHAFSPQEIQFIAREDHLTYEDVIIALRDGGLGSMPGTAAEVLDDRIRQVICPEKINSQTWLDIVSSAHKLGVPTTSTMLCGHIETPTDQIKHLDKLRSLQQLALEKGYPAKITEFILLPFVGEQAPPSLRKRVGRDQPILEDTLILTAVARIYLGKWIVNHQPSWVKLGLPGAIEALKWGCNDIGGTLMEEHITTMAGAKGGTEMKVETLQTAISSIGRFYQQRNTVY; encoded by the coding sequence GTGAGCAGCACCATAGAAACCATCGAAACACTTTTAGAAAAAGCTGAACAAGGGATAGATTTATCAGAAGCTGAGGGAGTAACCCTACTGCGTCAAAGCGATCCAAGGGCGCTCGCCTCCCTACGGGATACTGCCGATCGTCTGCGTTTGAGAACTGTGGGAAATACGGTTACTTACGTAATTAATCGTAATATTAATTTTACTAACATTTGTGAGCAACATTGTAACTTTTGTGCATTTCGTCGAGATGAAGGTCAGGATGGGGCTTTTTGGCTGAATACGGAGCAAATCTTAGAAAAAACGGCGGAGGCAGTCGCCAAGGGAGCAACAGAAATTTGTATGCAGGGAGGGTTAAACCCTAAAGCTAAATTACAAGGATCTTGTTTAAATTATTATTTAAAATTAGTCAAAACCATTAAAGATAACTTTCCTCAAGTCCATCTCCACGCTTTTTCCCCCCAAGAAATACAATTTATTGCTAGAGAAGATCACCTCACTTATGAAGATGTGATTATCGCTTTACGAGATGGGGGGTTAGGATCAATGCCGGGGACTGCCGCAGAAGTCTTAGACGATCGCATTAGACAGGTGATCTGTCCTGAAAAAATTAATAGCCAAACTTGGTTAGATATTGTCAGCAGCGCCCATAAATTAGGTGTTCCCACTACCAGTACCATGCTATGTGGTCATATTGAAACCCCAACGGATCAGATTAAACATTTAGACAAATTGCGATCGCTACAACAATTAGCCTTAGAAAAGGGATATCCGGCTAAAATTACCGAGTTTATTCTTCTTCCCTTTGTCGGAGAACAAGCGCCGCCTTCATTACGGAAACGAGTAGGACGGGATCAGCCCATATTAGAAGATACTTTAATTTTAACCGCAGTAGCACGAATTTACCTAGGAAAATGGATCGTTAACCATCAACCCAGTTGGGTAAAATTGGGACTACCCGGAGCAATAGAAGCGTTGAAATGGGGATGTAATGATATTGGGGGAACATTGATGGAAGAACATATTACCACCATGGCCGGCGCAAAAGGCGGAACTGAAATGAAAGTTGAAACATTACAGACAGCAATTTCATCGATAGGACGTTTTTATCAGCAAAGAAATACAGTGTATTAA
- a CDS encoding GxxExxY protein gives MKNKDITGLIIGCSFKVSNTLGCGFVEKVYEKALVYELRKQGLQAEAQYPVQVYYDGFIVGEFLIDILVENCIVVELKALKALDQNHYAQCINYLKATKLKTCLLINFGQPRVEHKRIILENP, from the coding sequence ATGAAAAATAAGGATATTACTGGTTTGATTATTGGTTGTTCTTTTAAGGTGAGTAATACTCTTGGTTGTGGCTTTGTGGAAAAGGTTTATGAAAAAGCTCTAGTTTATGAATTGAGAAAACAAGGTTTACAAGCTGAGGCTCAGTATCCTGTTCAAGTTTACTATGATGGGTTTATTGTTGGGGAATTCTTGATCGATATTTTAGTGGAAAACTGTATCGTTGTCGAACTCAAAGCCCTCAAAGCACTAGATCAAAATCATTATGCCCAATGTATCAACTATCTTAAAGCTACAAAACTAAAAACTTGCCTCCTCATCAACTTTGGACAACCCAGAGTAGAACACAAACGAATCATCTTAGAAAATCCCTAA
- a CDS encoding magnesium chelatase subunit H: MFTHVKSTIRHIVPDDLNGRSLLKVVYVVLEPQYQSALSAAVKSINQNNPKLAVEISGYLIEELRDPENYEDFKRDIAVADLFIASLIFIEDLADKVVAAVQPHKDNLDAIVVFPSMPQVMRLNKMGSFSMAQLGQSKSAIASFMKKRKQNSGAGFQDAMLKLLRTLPQVLKYLPVEKAQDARNFMLSFQYWLGGSSDNLENFLLMLADKYVFKSEDKDQKSEKLAYAEPVVYPDLGIWHPLSMKMFEDVKDYLNWYNSRSDISDDLKDPLAPCVGLILQRTHLVTGDDAHYVAMVQELEAMGARVIPVFAGGLDFSKPVDAYFYDRTVKGVEPVPIVDTAVSLTGFALVGGPARQDHPKAIEALKRLNRPYMCALPLVFQTTQEWEESDLGLHPIQVALQIAIPELDGAIEPIILSGRDGTTGKAIALQDRIEAIAQRALKWATLRKKPKLDKKVAITVFSFPPDKGNVGTAAYLDVFGSIYEVMKALQGNGYDVQDLPQSAKDLMEAVIHDAQAQYHSPELNIAYRMSVEEYERLTPYSERLEENWGPPPGHLNSDGQNLLVYGKEFGNVFIGVQPTFGYEGDPMRLLFSRSASPHHGFAAYYTYLNQVWKADAVLHFGTHGSLEFMPGKQMGMSGECYPDNLIGNIPNLYYYAANNPSEATIAKRRSYAETISYLTPPAENAGLYKGLKELSELIGSYQTLKDSGRGVPIVNTIVDKCRLVNLDKDIELPETDAANLTPEDRDNIVGLVYRKLMEIESRLLPCGLHVIGQPPTAEEAIATLVNIAGLDRPEEEILSLPRIIANSIGRDIDEIYKNSDKGVLEDVELLQKITLATRAAVSALVKAQVDADGRVSMISKLNFFNIGKKAPWIEALHNEGYTKVDPDPLKPLFEYLEFCLEQVCADNELGALLKALEGEYVLPGPGGDPIRNPDVLPTGKNIHALDPQSIPTTAAVQSAKIVVDRLLARQMMENGGKYPETIACVLWGTDNIKTYGESLAQIMWMVGVKPVPDALGRVNKLELIPLEELGRPRVDVVVNCSGVFRDLFINQMNLLDQAVKLAAEADEPVEMNYVRKHALQQAQEMGINVRQAATRIFSNASGSYSSNVNLAVENSSWEEEKELQEMYLKRKSFAFNSDNPGVMNDSREVFEAALKTAEVTFQNLDSSEISLTDVSHYFDSDPTKVISSLRGDGSKPAAYIADTTTANAQVRTLSETVRLDARTKLLNPKWYEGMLRHGYEGVRELSKRLVNTMGWSATADAVDNWVYEDVNTTFIKDEEMCKRLMNLNPNSFRKIVGTLLEVNGRGYWETSEENLERLQELYQEVEDRIEGIE, translated from the coding sequence ATGTTCACTCACGTCAAGTCCACCATCCGTCATATTGTCCCCGATGACCTCAATGGGCGATCATTGTTAAAGGTGGTCTATGTCGTGCTAGAACCTCAGTATCAGAGTGCATTATCCGCCGCCGTCAAAAGCATTAATCAAAATAATCCGAAACTAGCGGTAGAAATAAGCGGCTATCTTATAGAGGAACTGCGCGATCCGGAAAATTACGAAGATTTTAAACGAGATATTGCTGTTGCTGACCTTTTTATCGCCTCTTTGATTTTTATCGAAGACTTAGCGGATAAAGTGGTGGCGGCAGTCCAACCCCACAAAGACAACCTCGATGCGATCGTGGTCTTTCCCTCTATGCCCCAAGTCATGCGCTTAAATAAAATGGGCAGTTTTTCGATGGCGCAACTGGGACAGTCAAAAAGTGCGATCGCGTCTTTTATGAAAAAGCGCAAGCAAAACTCCGGCGCAGGGTTTCAAGATGCGATGTTAAAGCTATTGCGAACTCTTCCCCAAGTCTTAAAATACTTGCCGGTAGAAAAGGCGCAAGATGCCCGCAATTTTATGCTGAGTTTTCAATATTGGCTAGGGGGTTCTTCCGATAACTTGGAAAATTTCTTGCTAATGTTGGCGGACAAATATGTATTTAAGTCAGAAGACAAAGATCAAAAGTCAGAAAAGTTAGCTTATGCTGAACCGGTAGTTTATCCTGACTTGGGTATTTGGCATCCTCTCTCAATGAAAATGTTTGAGGATGTAAAAGACTATCTCAACTGGTATAACAGTCGGAGTGATATTTCTGATGACTTAAAAGATCCGTTAGCGCCTTGTGTCGGGTTAATTTTACAACGGACTCACCTCGTTACTGGCGATGATGCCCATTATGTGGCTATGGTACAGGAATTAGAGGCTATGGGCGCAAGAGTGATCCCCGTTTTTGCCGGGGGGTTGGACTTTTCTAAACCCGTCGATGCTTATTTTTACGATCGCACGGTAAAAGGGGTTGAACCCGTTCCTATTGTCGATACAGCAGTCTCTTTAACCGGGTTCGCCTTAGTGGGAGGCCCGGCCAGACAAGACCATCCTAAAGCGATCGAAGCCTTAAAACGCTTAAACCGTCCCTATATGTGTGCTTTACCCCTGGTATTCCAAACCACTCAAGAATGGGAAGAAAGTGACTTAGGGTTACATCCGATCCAAGTCGCGTTACAGATCGCTATTCCTGAGTTAGATGGGGCAATAGAACCTATTATTTTATCAGGACGGGATGGCACAACCGGTAAAGCGATCGCCCTACAAGACCGGATCGAAGCGATCGCCCAACGCGCCTTAAAATGGGCTACCCTACGGAAAAAACCCAAACTCGATAAGAAAGTCGCTATTACTGTCTTTAGTTTCCCTCCCGATAAAGGAAATGTGGGGACTGCCGCTTACCTGGATGTATTCGGATCGATCTACGAAGTGATGAAAGCATTACAGGGAAATGGCTATGATGTCCAAGACTTACCCCAGTCGGCTAAGGACTTGATGGAAGCAGTGATCCATGATGCCCAAGCCCAGTATCATAGTCCTGAGTTAAACATTGCCTATCGGATGTCGGTAGAAGAATATGAACGCTTAACCCCCTATTCGGAAAGATTAGAGGAAAATTGGGGGCCACCGCCAGGACATCTCAACAGTGATGGACAAAATTTACTGGTCTACGGGAAAGAGTTCGGTAATGTGTTTATTGGGGTACAGCCTACTTTTGGGTATGAAGGCGATCCCATGCGGTTACTGTTTTCGAGATCTGCAAGTCCTCATCATGGGTTTGCGGCTTACTATACTTATTTAAACCAAGTTTGGAAAGCAGACGCAGTTCTTCACTTTGGGACTCACGGATCGTTAGAATTTATGCCAGGGAAACAAATGGGGATGTCTGGGGAATGTTATCCCGATAACCTCATTGGCAATATTCCTAACCTCTATTACTACGCCGCGAATAACCCCAGTGAGGCGACTATTGCTAAACGACGGAGTTATGCGGAAACTATCTCTTATTTAACTCCTCCTGCTGAAAATGCGGGCTTATATAAAGGGTTGAAAGAGTTAAGTGAATTAATCGGATCTTACCAAACTCTCAAAGATAGCGGTCGGGGTGTTCCTATTGTTAACACCATCGTGGATAAATGTCGGTTAGTTAACTTAGATAAAGACATCGAATTACCCGAAACCGACGCAGCAAATTTAACCCCCGAAGACCGGGATAATATAGTCGGGTTAGTCTATCGGAAATTGATGGAAATTGAGTCCCGCTTGTTACCCTGTGGACTTCATGTCATCGGACAACCCCCCACCGCCGAAGAAGCGATCGCAACTTTAGTCAATATCGCTGGGTTAGATCGTCCAGAAGAAGAAATCTTATCTTTACCCCGGATCATTGCCAATAGTATCGGACGGGATATCGATGAGATCTATAAAAACAGCGATAAAGGGGTATTAGAAGACGTTGAGTTATTACAAAAGATCACCCTAGCAACTCGCGCGGCGGTATCTGCTTTAGTTAAAGCGCAAGTTGACGCAGATGGCCGGGTATCGATGATCTCAAAACTCAACTTCTTTAATATCGGCAAAAAAGCGCCTTGGATAGAAGCCTTACACAACGAAGGTTACACCAAAGTTGACCCAGACCCATTAAAACCCCTGTTTGAATATCTGGAGTTTTGTTTAGAACAGGTTTGCGCCGATAATGAATTAGGGGCACTTCTCAAAGCATTAGAGGGGGAATATGTCTTACCTGGGCCGGGGGGTGATCCTATTCGTAACCCTGATGTATTACCGACGGGTAAGAATATCCATGCTTTAGATCCTCAGTCTATCCCCACTACTGCCGCCGTACAGTCAGCTAAGATCGTCGTCGATCGCTTACTGGCGCGTCAGATGATGGAAAATGGGGGTAAATATCCGGAAACCATCGCCTGTGTCTTGTGGGGAACGGATAATATTAAGACTTATGGGGAGTCCCTGGCGCAAATTATGTGGATGGTCGGGGTTAAACCGGTTCCGGATGCGTTAGGACGGGTCAATAAGTTAGAATTGATTCCTTTAGAAGAGTTAGGACGGCCTCGTGTCGATGTTGTCGTTAACTGTTCGGGAGTATTCCGAGACTTATTTATTAACCAAATGAACCTATTAGATCAAGCGGTGAAACTTGCAGCAGAAGCAGACGAACCGGTTGAGATGAATTATGTCCGCAAACACGCTTTACAACAAGCGCAGGAAATGGGTATTAATGTGCGTCAAGCAGCAACCCGGATCTTTTCTAATGCCTCTGGTTCTTATTCTTCTAACGTCAATTTAGCGGTAGAAAATAGCAGTTGGGAAGAAGAAAAAGAGTTACAGGAAATGTATCTCAAACGGAAATCTTTCGCTTTTAATTCAGATAACCCCGGTGTGATGAATGACAGTCGGGAAGTGTTTGAAGCGGCGTTAAAAACGGCTGAGGTAACTTTCCAAAACTTAGATTCTTCGGAAATTAGTTTAACCGATGTGTCTCATTATTTCGACTCAGATCCCACTAAAGTTATCTCTAGTTTACGGGGAGATGGAAGCAAACCGGCGGCTTATATTGCCGATACAACTACCGCGAATGCACAAGTTCGGACGCTGTCTGAAACCGTTCGTTTAGATGCGCGGACAAAGTTACTCAACCCGAAATGGTATGAGGGAATGTTGCGTCATGGATACGAAGGAGTAAGGGAGTTATCCAAGCGCCTCGTGAATACAATGGGATGGAGTGCAACTGCTGACGCGGTAGATAATTGGGTTTATGAAGATGTGAACACAACCTTTATTAAAGATGAGGAAATGTGTAAGCGTCTGATGAATTTAAACCCGAATTCTTTTCGCAAGATAGTTGGCACTTTGTTAGAGGTAAATGGACGAGGGTATTGGGAAACTTCGGAGGAAAATTTAGAACGGTTACAAGAGTTGTATCAGGAGGTTGAAGACCGGATCGAAGGAATTGAGTAG
- a CDS encoding transposase, whose amino-acid sequence MLKSTRLPDRDYRTNGWYFVTICTRDRFCFFGDIVNGKIKLSKIGEIADKFWFEIPQHSKHTYIDTYVIMPDHIHGIIIIDNPNLSSPCRDVACNVSTTKSGNVSTKYDHRTEKNEQYDFYQEMSKMSPKAGSLSSIVRSYKAAVTHWCKQNGYDNFAWQPRFYEHIIRADDSLNTTREYIVNNPLQWQNNQNNSANLWM is encoded by the coding sequence GTGTTAAAATCTACTCGTTTACCTGATAGAGACTACAGAACTAATGGCTGGTATTTTGTAACGATTTGTACCCGTGATCGCTTTTGTTTCTTTGGAGATATTGTTAATGGGAAAATCAAGCTATCAAAGATAGGAGAAATAGCTGATAAATTTTGGTTTGAAATTCCACAGCATTCTAAACATACTTATATAGATACTTATGTTATTATGCCTGATCATATTCATGGAATTATTATCATTGATAATCCAAACCTATCATCCCCCTGTAGAGACGTTGCATGCAACGTCTCTACTACAAAATCTGGCAACGTTTCTACAAAATATGACCATAGAACAGAAAAAAATGAGCAATATGATTTTTATCAAGAAATGTCAAAAATGTCGCCTAAAGCAGGTTCATTAAGTAGTATTGTTCGGTCATATAAAGCGGCTGTTACCCATTGGTGTAAGCAAAACGGTTATGATAATTTTGCATGGCAACCCCGATTTTATGAGCATATTATCCGGGCTGATGATTCGTTAAATACAACAAGAGAATATATTGTTAATAATCCTCTTCAATGGCAGAATAATCAAAATAATTCTGCTAATTTGTGGATGTAA
- a CDS encoding Uma2 family endonuclease, which translates to MTFNPTVDNPEISETSIEITAITLKCDSLHISDEQFFQLCQDNRDLRFERNAKGDLIIMPPTGGETSNKNAGITAQLWIWNEQYKLGKIFDSSGGFKLPNGAHRSPDASWIPLEKWNNLTSQQREKFLPLCPDFLIELLSPSETLKTLQDKMKEYLDNGMKLGWLINPKNQQVEIYRPQQAIEILDNPEILSGEDILPQFVLDLESIW; encoded by the coding sequence ATGACGTTTAATCCTACGGTAGATAATCCAGAAATATCGGAAACATCGATAGAAATAACTGCTATAACTCTTAAGTGTGACTCCCTACACATAAGTGATGAGCAATTTTTTCAGTTGTGTCAAGATAATCGAGATTTAAGATTTGAACGCAATGCCAAGGGAGATTTAATCATTATGCCACCGACAGGAGGAGAGACAAGTAACAAAAATGCAGGGATTACTGCTCAATTATGGATTTGGAATGAGCAATATAAATTAGGTAAAATATTTGATTCTTCAGGAGGGTTTAAACTCCCTAATGGCGCTCATCGCTCCCCGGATGCCTCATGGATACCTCTAGAAAAATGGAATAATTTAACCTCCCAACAGCGTGAAAAATTTCTGCCTCTATGTCCCGATTTTCTCATTGAATTACTCTCCCCTAGTGAGACTCTTAAAACTCTTCAGGATAAAATGAAAGAATATCTAGACAATGGTATGAAATTAGGATGGTTAATTAATCCCAAAAATCAACAAGTTGAAATTTATCGACCTCAACAAGCAATAGAAATCTTAGATAATCCTGAAATTTTATCAGGAGAAGATATTTTACCCCAGTTTGTGCTTGATTTAGAATCAATTTGGTAA
- the cbiB gene encoding adenosylcobinamide-phosphate synthase CbiB — MGETFWYFREAIALVIAAGLDYLIGDPWGWLHPVQVMGWVISQLSEIILKYYQKTGVRRLAGVFLGLGLIIGSGVVGWGMIYLGNQINLLVGIILEIILLASCFAGRSLRGAAVDVLEPISSQELELARNKLSLYVGRDTDNLSVQEILRAVLETVAENTTDGVTAPLFYAIVGGLLPAIGIVPLTLAYKAASTLDSMIGYQREPYTDIGWFSAQLEDRLTWLPCRLTVLTLALISGKPRQVLSICRRDGVKDPSPNSGWSESVYAAILGVQLGGTNIYKGIIKHKPLLGDPIYPITCEKIYQALQLTRTCFLIWLGVAVFIYLVIARE, encoded by the coding sequence GTGGGAGAAACTTTCTGGTATTTTCGAGAAGCGATCGCCCTAGTTATAGCCGCCGGTTTGGACTATCTGATCGGCGATCCTTGGGGTTGGCTTCACCCTGTACAAGTGATGGGTTGGGTGATTTCTCAATTAAGTGAGATCATTCTCAAGTATTATCAAAAAACAGGGGTGCGTCGTCTGGCTGGAGTCTTTTTAGGGCTGGGATTAATTATCGGGAGTGGAGTGGTAGGATGGGGAATGATCTATCTAGGCAATCAGATTAATTTATTAGTTGGTATTATCCTAGAGATTATTCTCTTAGCCAGTTGTTTTGCCGGCAGAAGTTTAAGAGGGGCGGCTGTAGATGTTTTAGAACCAATAAGCTCTCAAGAGTTAGAACTAGCTCGAAATAAATTAAGTTTATATGTAGGAAGGGATACAGACAATCTTTCTGTCCAAGAAATCCTACGAGCCGTATTAGAAACTGTGGCAGAAAATACTACAGATGGAGTCACAGCCCCTTTATTTTATGCGATCGTTGGTGGATTGTTACCGGCAATAGGAATTGTCCCCTTAACATTAGCCTATAAAGCAGCGAGTACCTTAGATTCAATGATAGGTTATCAAAGAGAACCTTACACCGATATTGGCTGGTTTAGCGCCCAATTAGAGGATCGTTTAACATGGCTTCCCTGTCGTTTAACCGTTTTAACTTTAGCTCTAATTTCAGGAAAACCGAGACAAGTTTTATCGATCTGTCGTCGAGACGGGGTAAAAGATCCTAGTCCTAATTCCGGATGGAGTGAATCTGTTTATGCGGCTATTTTAGGAGTTCAGTTGGGAGGAACGAACATATATAAAGGTATAATTAAACATAAGCCACTCTTAGGAGATCCGATCTACCCGATTACCTGTGAGAAAATTTATCAAGCCTTACAATTAACTCGCACTTGTTTTTTAATCTGGTTGGGTGTGGCGGTTTTTATTTACTTAGTAATTGCCAGGGAGTAA
- a CDS encoding GFA family protein, protein MSKIDESVTYEGGCHCGAVRFRVIVKKHEATDCNCSICRKKGFIHLIVPPEQFILLKGEKDLTTYTFNTRTAKHTFCGICGIHSFYHPRSHPEWIDVNLRCLDEDVLDRFDIKGFDGSNWEENIHKLTQNE, encoded by the coding sequence ATGTCAAAAATTGATGAATCTGTCACTTATGAAGGGGGTTGTCATTGTGGTGCTGTTCGCTTTCGAGTTATAGTTAAGAAACATGAAGCAACTGATTGTAATTGCTCTATTTGTCGTAAGAAAGGCTTTATCCATTTGATTGTTCCCCCTGAACAATTTATCTTATTGAAAGGAGAGAAGGATTTAACTACCTATACCTTTAATACTCGTACCGCTAAACATACTTTTTGTGGTATCTGTGGAATACACTCTTTTTATCATCCTCGTTCCCATCCAGAATGGATCGATGTTAACCTGCGCTGTTTAGATGAAGATGTGTTAGATCGCTTTGATATCAAGGGGTTTGACGGATCAAATTGGGAGGAAAATATCCATAAACTGACCCAAAATGAATAG
- a CDS encoding Rrf2 family transcriptional regulator — MLLTTRGHYSVKALLDLSLQPGYGPTSVKAIATRQDLPAPYLEKLLIEMRRAGLVKSIRGCQGGYQLACEPSQISLGQILEAVGETIEPLPRYNPDTEQAEDWVTFSLWKRLHLKLKEALHSITLADLYYDARSREAAQGELTSFVV; from the coding sequence ATGTTACTAACAACGAGAGGTCACTATAGTGTTAAAGCACTGTTGGATTTAAGTTTACAGCCGGGGTATGGGCCAACTTCAGTAAAAGCGATCGCTACTCGACAAGACTTACCCGCACCTTACCTAGAAAAACTGTTGATTGAAATGCGTCGAGCCGGTTTAGTTAAGTCTATCAGAGGTTGTCAAGGTGGATATCAATTAGCCTGTGAACCTAGCCAAATTTCCCTAGGACAAATTTTAGAGGCAGTAGGAGAAACTATTGAGCCTCTACCCCGTTATAATCCTGATACGGAGCAAGCAGAAGATTGGGTAACATTTAGTTTATGGAAGCGGCTTCACTTAAAGCTCAAAGAGGCTCTCCACAGTATTACTTTAGCTGATCTTTACTATGATGCTCGTAGTCGGGAAGCCGCTCAAGGAGAGTTAACCAGTTTTGTTGTTTAA
- a CDS encoding AbrB family transcriptional regulator, which yields MSKPLTGTDLLEKVRELGNLSKEEKARACGYYTVTKNGIERVNMMKFLNALIDAEGIELDSTSDGQGRGGRSASYRISVQSNGNLLIGSAYTKKMGLQPGDEFEITLGRKHIHLKQVGALDDEE from the coding sequence ATGAGTAAACCCTTAACTGGAACCGACTTACTAGAAAAAGTTAGAGAACTAGGCAACTTGAGCAAAGAAGAAAAAGCCAGAGCCTGTGGTTACTATACCGTTACAAAAAACGGAATAGAACGGGTTAATATGATGAAATTTCTTAATGCTTTAATTGATGCTGAAGGAATTGAGTTAGATAGCACTTCTGATGGACAAGGACGCGGCGGACGTTCAGCAAGCTATCGTATTAGTGTACAATCCAATGGGAATTTACTGATAGGATCAGCCTATACCAAAAAAATGGGCTTACAACCTGGAGATGAATTTGAAATTACTTTAGGAAGAAAACATATTCACCTCAAACAAGTAGGCGCGTTGGATGACGAAGAATAA